The genomic interval GCGTCAGCGACGCCCCGGAGGTGTGGCTGTTCAACCTCGGGCTCATCGCCGCCGGCCTGCTCGGGCTGGGCTTCCTCCCCGCGCTACGGGACCTCGCGGCGAACCGCGTCCAGCTGGCCGCACTCGTCCCGTTCGGCGTCGCCATGGTCGGGGTCGCGGGCGTCGGCGTCTTCCCCTCGGGACAGCCCACCCCGCACGCCGCCTCGGCGATAACCGCGTACCTCGGCTTCATGCTCGCGCCGGTGCTGTGGGGCGTCGGCGACGCGCTCCGCGGGGCGACGCGGAACGGCCTCCTCTCGGTCGCGGACGGCGTCCTCCACCTCGGCTTCTGGCTCCTGTGGGCCTTCGCGCTCACGGACGCGATTCCCGGCCTCGCGGTGCCGGAGTTCGTCGGCTCCACGCTGTTCAACGCCTGGGCGCTGTGGGTCGGCTACCGCGCGTGGACCGCTTGAGGGGTTACTCGAAACACTGCACCTCGACGGTGCGGCCCTCCGGGTCCTCGGCGAAGAACTGGTAGATGTCGTACGTCCCGTTGAGCCGCGGCTCGCCGTCGGCCACGTCCGCGAGCCGTTCGTGGTCGGCGTCCACGCCCGCGCGGTCGTCGTGGAGGAAGGTGAGACACCCCTCCGTCTCCGGCGGGTCGCGGGCGCAGAACCCCAGCGCGTAGCCGCCGCGTCGGAGGATGGTGCAGTCCGGCTGTTCGCGCCACACCTCGCAGCCGAGCCGGTCCCGGTAGAAGGCGACCACGTCGTCGCGCGCGCCGGTGCGGAAGAACGTGATACCGTCGAACGGTTCGTCCATACGCGGCGGACGGGCCCGGGAGCCAAAACACCACGGCGGCGCGGAACCGTTTTGCCGCGGACGCCCGCACGGCCGGTATGAACACGTGGCTCCGGCGGACCGCGCTCTACTCCGTCGGTCTCGTCGGCGTCATGGTCGCCTACGCGCTCGCCTACGACTACGGGATGACCGCGTTCGAGACGGAGCCGGTGACGCGGCTCCACTCGCTGCAGGTCGTCGTCGAGACGTTCACGACCACGGGGTACGGCTCCGACTCGCCGTGGCTCTCGCCGGAGATGAACGTCCTCGTCATCCTGATGGACCTCACGGGGGTGGTGCTCATCTTCCTCGCGCTCCCGGTCTTCGTCTTCCCGCTCCTGCAGGACGCGCTCTCGACGACGGTGCCGACGAGCGTCGAGGAGCTCTCCGACCACGTCGTCATCTGCGGCTACAACGCGCGGACGGACACGCTCATCGACGAGATGAGTTCGTGGGACGTGGAGTACGTCGTCGTGGAGCCGAACCGGGCGCGCGCGACCGACCTCTACGAGGACGGCTACTCCGTCATCCTCGCGGACCCCGACTCCATCGAGGGGCTGGAGGCGGCGCGGGTCGCGGACGCGCGGGCCGTCGTCGCGGACCTCTCCGACGAGGTGGACACCAGCATCGTCC from Halosegnis marinus carries:
- a CDS encoding DUF998 domain-containing protein: MNTTQRSVAVGAAGIAVSFVAILAATATAPWFSWADNALSDLGVSDAPEVWLFNLGLIAAGLLGLGFLPALRDLAANRVQLAALVPFGVAMVGVAGVGVFPSGQPTPHAASAITAYLGFMLAPVLWGVGDALRGATRNGLLSVADGVLHLGFWLLWAFALTDAIPGLAVPEFVGSTLFNAWALWVGYRAWTA
- a CDS encoding VOC family protein, which encodes MDEPFDGITFFRTGARDDVVAFYRDRLGCEVWREQPDCTILRRGGYALGFCARDPPETEGCLTFLHDDRAGVDADHERLADVADGEPRLNGTYDIYQFFAEDPEGRTVEVQCFE